From the genome of Pseudomonas sp. gcc21, one region includes:
- a CDS encoding DUF6279 family lipoprotein — protein sequence MRLLRAYMLLRVLVTLVLSTFLAGCSMPRLGYQNIDHVIRWKLDDYVSLSREQRVWLNMQVKKQHAWHCHLDLPRYRPLLIKARDELVSDQPDPAWLQAQLPEWKSEIDRTLHRLLPVAVSLLRQLDAEQIDYLFSKLNEKQAELHERYVEPDATTRIMERSERMQKRLERWLGRLDQAQVERIDQWAAQPAERNALWLANRQHWQNVLRDTLQRRDADEFPAQLGRLFIEPQTVWLPSYREQQPAATKSTIEMLVNVLDIAQPGQRKLLQRRIDDLLRDLERIRCPSLPESALVPAIANLETTKHPGAFDKHSH from the coding sequence ATGAGACTACTGAGAGCATATATGCTGCTTCGCGTGCTTGTTACGCTCGTGTTGAGCACTTTCCTGGCAGGCTGCAGCATGCCGCGTCTGGGCTATCAGAATATCGACCATGTGATTCGCTGGAAGCTAGACGACTATGTATCGCTCAGCCGTGAGCAGCGCGTCTGGCTTAACATGCAAGTTAAAAAGCAACATGCCTGGCACTGCCATCTCGACCTGCCCCGCTACCGTCCGCTGCTGATAAAAGCCCGTGACGAGCTGGTGAGCGACCAGCCAGATCCTGCGTGGTTGCAGGCTCAGCTACCTGAGTGGAAATCCGAAATTGACCGAACGCTACACCGTCTGTTGCCCGTTGCTGTAAGCCTGTTACGCCAGCTTGATGCAGAGCAGATCGACTACCTGTTTTCAAAACTGAACGAAAAACAAGCGGAGCTTCACGAGCGCTATGTTGAGCCTGACGCGACCACCCGCATCATGGAGCGCAGCGAACGAATGCAAAAACGCTTGGAGCGTTGGCTTGGTCGCCTCGATCAGGCTCAGGTCGAGCGTATCGACCAATGGGCCGCGCAGCCTGCGGAGCGGAATGCACTATGGCTGGCTAACAGACAACACTGGCAGAATGTTTTGCGCGATACGCTGCAGCGGCGTGATGCCGACGAGTTCCCTGCCCAGTTGGGCAGGTTGTTTATTGAACCACAGACAGTCTGGTTGCCCTCCTATCGCGAGCAACAGCCGGCCGCGACCAAATCGACAATCGAAATGCTGGTAAACGTTCTGGATATCGCGCAGCCCGGGCAAAGGAAACTTTTGCAACGCCGCATCGATGATTTGTTGCGCGATCTGGAGCGAATACGCTGTCCGTCATTGCCGGAATCGGCGCTTGTCCCGGCTATCGCAAACCTGGAAACAACGAAACACCCAGGAGCGTTTGACAAGCATTCTCATTAG
- a CDS encoding MFS transporter produces the protein MTQTGVLKRSTILIHGSVGMPLAIIGYPLVVYLPPFYAQEIGLNMGLMALVLVLARMSDVITDPLIGTLSDRWQTRLGRRKPWLLMGTPLMLLGTVMIFMPPDGAGLGHLLLWTVLMYLGWTMVTLPYGAWGAELSPLYHQRSRVTASREGYVLIGLFLAALAPAIVQSMAARFAAGETDGALMSFMIWLVGSDGQLSMGYGPILAGMGWMLLLMLPVTVLLVVLFVKEAPARSIQRTEWKKGLRVLKNNGPFKRMMLMLLIVITGESFRNALSVFFMQHVIQIQAQIGMMYLLYFGVGILGIPFWLLLGKQIGKHKAFCVAVGVSSASILGMFFLQAGQLVPFAIMFALKGFCFAAFQFLPLSMLADIVDLDTARSKEHRTGLFFAMSGMAQKLAMAIGLGLSLGLLALVGFDAQATTHSADQLLALRVLYILGPVSLYMAAFAIAWRYPLTSERQERINQWVIRRNARVEMAARTN, from the coding sequence ATGACTCAAACTGGCGTATTGAAGCGCTCCACTATCCTGATCCACGGCTCAGTCGGCATGCCGCTGGCTATCATTGGCTATCCGTTAGTGGTCTACCTCCCCCCGTTTTATGCTCAGGAAATCGGGCTGAACATGGGTCTCATGGCTCTGGTTCTGGTGTTGGCCCGAATGTCGGACGTAATCACTGACCCGCTTATCGGCACGCTGAGCGACCGTTGGCAGACCCGCTTGGGGCGCCGCAAGCCCTGGTTGTTGATGGGCACCCCACTGATGCTGCTGGGGACCGTGATGATATTCATGCCGCCGGACGGAGCGGGGCTCGGTCATTTATTGCTCTGGACCGTACTGATGTATCTCGGCTGGACGATGGTGACCCTGCCTTACGGAGCCTGGGGGGCCGAGCTTTCTCCGCTGTACCATCAACGCAGCCGTGTCACTGCTTCGCGGGAGGGGTATGTGCTCATCGGCTTGTTCCTGGCAGCTCTGGCACCCGCGATCGTGCAGTCGATGGCTGCCCGGTTCGCTGCGGGCGAAACCGATGGCGCACTGATGAGCTTCATGATCTGGCTGGTCGGGTCGGACGGTCAGTTGAGCATGGGTTACGGGCCGATACTGGCAGGCATGGGCTGGATGTTGCTTCTGATGCTGCCGGTTACGGTGCTGCTGGTCGTGCTATTCGTCAAGGAGGCTCCGGCGCGATCCATTCAACGTACCGAGTGGAAAAAAGGCCTGCGGGTGCTCAAGAACAACGGCCCGTTCAAGCGCATGATGTTGATGTTGCTCATCGTGATTACTGGGGAATCGTTCCGCAACGCATTGTCCGTATTCTTCATGCAACACGTGATTCAGATCCAGGCGCAAATCGGCATGATGTACCTGCTGTACTTCGGGGTCGGGATTCTGGGGATTCCGTTCTGGCTATTACTGGGTAAGCAAATCGGCAAGCACAAGGCGTTCTGTGTTGCGGTTGGCGTGTCCAGCGCCAGTATTCTCGGAATGTTCTTCCTGCAGGCTGGCCAGCTTGTGCCTTTTGCCATCATGTTTGCGCTGAAGGGATTCTGCTTCGCTGCCTTTCAGTTCCTTCCGCTTTCAATGTTGGCCGATATCGTGGATCTGGATACTGCGCGTAGTAAGGAACACCGCACTGGCCTTTTCTTCGCGATGTCAGGCATGGCGCAAAAGCTGGCAATGGCGATCGGGCTGGGCTTGTCGCTCGGGCTGTTGGCGCTGGTGGGCTTTGACGCCCAGGCTACAACCCATTCCGCAGATCAGCTGCTCGCTCTCCGGGTGCTTTACATCCTTGGTCCGGTATCGCTATACATGGCCGCATTCGCCATCGCCTGGCGTTACCCGCTCACCTCAGAGCGCCAGGAACGTATCAATCAATGGGTAATACGCCGCAACGCTCGGGTTGAAATGGCTGCCCGCACTAATTAG
- a CDS encoding peptidylprolyl isomerase, with protein sequence MQIKKNAVVEFHYSLSDANGEIENSRKHEPVLYLHGQPGLIDSLVEALEGHEAGDRFTVELTAEQAYGPKRENATQKVQVKHLQGAKKWKPGMVAVIQTDEGPRQVTIVKVGLSQAEVDSNHPLAGKDLTFDIEILSVREATEEELAHGHAHGVGGHQH encoded by the coding sequence ATGCAGATCAAAAAGAACGCCGTTGTAGAATTTCACTACAGTTTGTCCGACGCCAATGGCGAAATCGAAAATTCCCGCAAACACGAGCCGGTGCTTTATCTTCACGGCCAGCCCGGCCTGATCGACAGCCTGGTTGAAGCCCTCGAAGGGCACGAGGCAGGCGACCGTTTCACTGTCGAGCTGACAGCCGAGCAGGCTTACGGACCGAAGCGGGAAAATGCCACTCAGAAGGTTCAGGTCAAACATTTGCAAGGCGCCAAGAAGTGGAAACCCGGCATGGTGGCAGTGATCCAGACGGACGAAGGTCCACGTCAGGTCACCATCGTCAAAGTCGGCCTCTCACAGGCCGAAGTCGACTCCAATCACCCGCTGGCTGGTAAGGATCTGACGTTTGACATCGAAATTCTGTCGGTACGTGAAGCGACCGAGGAAGAGTTGGCGCATGGACATGCGCACGGTGTTGGCGGGCATCAGCACTGA
- a CDS encoding serine hydrolase → MLRTQQSAAKRLRFACCLLGSALLSQPLFADQPVSHTLSAERLEMLKHAAQAQVDKGKLAGIATLVYQDGKVIHRKQHGYQDVENKVPLSEDTLYKIFSLTKPVTGTAMLMLYEEGKYQLDDPAEKYLPELKGLEVAKEEGPNGRPVTEPADHPITIRELMTHTAGFTYGFFSESQVDDLYKQVNIFDRESTLAETVEKLSNIPLRQQPGTQWHYSVSVDVQARLVEVLSGMAFDAFLEKRIFDPLGMKDAGFYVPEDKADRLAVSYQPKEEGGLVPLPNTQHFSKPKMLNGGGGLISSMDDYLRFARMLLNDGELDGVRLLKPETVQAMRSNQLPEQVEAISPIYPGNQFGLNVAVVADAEKAVLPEGTFWWWGVQGPWVWIDPANDIITLGMMQNTDYRHSIGVHRGIAKILYGDDL, encoded by the coding sequence ATGCTTCGGACCCAGCAGTCGGCCGCCAAACGGCTTCGCTTTGCCTGCTGCCTACTCGGCAGTGCTCTACTTAGTCAGCCATTATTTGCGGATCAACCCGTCTCCCATACCCTGAGCGCCGAGCGGCTCGAGATGCTTAAGCACGCCGCCCAGGCTCAGGTCGACAAGGGAAAGCTGGCCGGTATCGCCACGCTGGTCTATCAAGACGGTAAGGTTATTCATCGTAAGCAACATGGTTATCAGGACGTCGAGAACAAGGTGCCGTTGTCCGAAGATACGCTGTACAAGATCTTCTCGCTGACCAAACCTGTTACCGGTACGGCAATGCTCATGCTGTACGAAGAGGGCAAGTACCAACTGGATGATCCGGCCGAAAAGTATCTGCCGGAACTGAAGGGGCTCGAGGTGGCAAAAGAAGAGGGCCCGAACGGTCGCCCGGTTACCGAGCCGGCCGATCATCCGATTACCATCCGTGAGCTGATGACTCACACTGCCGGCTTCACCTATGGGTTCTTTTCTGAATCCCAGGTGGATGACCTGTACAAGCAAGTGAATATCTTTGATCGGGAGTCGACGCTGGCTGAAACCGTCGAAAAGCTTTCGAATATCCCGCTACGTCAGCAACCCGGTACACAGTGGCATTACAGCGTTTCAGTAGACGTCCAGGCGCGTTTGGTAGAGGTGTTGTCGGGGATGGCTTTTGACGCGTTTCTCGAGAAACGCATCTTTGACCCGCTGGGAATGAAAGACGCCGGATTCTATGTGCCGGAGGACAAGGCCGATCGACTGGCAGTGTCCTACCAGCCCAAGGAGGAGGGCGGTCTGGTTCCGTTGCCGAACACTCAACATTTCAGTAAACCGAAGATGCTGAATGGTGGAGGCGGTTTGATCTCCAGCATGGACGATTATCTGCGGTTCGCGCGGATGTTACTCAATGATGGAGAGCTCGATGGGGTACGCCTGCTCAAGCCTGAAACGGTGCAAGCGATGCGCAGCAACCAGCTGCCCGAGCAAGTAGAGGCTATCAGCCCGATCTACCCTGGTAACCAGTTTGGTCTGAACGTGGCTGTCGTTGCCGACGCGGAAAAGGCTGTACTGCCTGAAGGGACCTTCTGGTGGTGGGGCGTGCAAGGCCCCTGGGTGTGGATTGACCCGGCTAACGACATCATCACTCTGGGTATGATGCAGAACACCGACTACCGTCATTCGATCGGAGTGCACCGCGGCATCGCGAAAATACTCTACGGTGACGACCTCTGA
- a CDS encoding ABC transporter ATP-binding protein, producing the protein MSDSPGIILELNQLACGYAGHKVVADLDIHLRAGDIGCLLGPSGCGKTTTLRAIAGFEPITGGEIKLDGQVISSPAHRVPPEHRRIGMVFQDYALFPHLTVRQNVAFGIEKHPERERIVDELLELVKLSQLGRRYPHELSGGQQQRVALARALAPDPKLLLLDEPFSNLDGELRRRLSGEVREILKLRGTSALLVTHDQNEAFAVSDHVGVLKEGSLQQWDTPYNLYHEPVTPFVASFIGQGYFIRGQLLTPDTVQTELGVIRGNRAYQLPAGSAVDVLLRPDDIVGQDNTGLYGTIIGKTFLGATTLYRLRLPTGSTLEAIFPSHDDHFMGEKVGIRVAADHLVIFAAQGSVNVHAQLPLEQVLDVGTSGTT; encoded by the coding sequence ATGAGCGATTCGCCCGGCATCATCCTGGAGTTGAACCAGCTGGCATGCGGATACGCCGGCCACAAGGTCGTCGCCGACCTGGATATTCACCTGCGCGCCGGAGACATAGGCTGCCTGCTCGGCCCTTCCGGGTGCGGCAAGACCACAACGCTGCGTGCGATTGCAGGATTCGAACCTATTACCGGCGGCGAAATCAAGCTGGACGGCCAGGTGATCTCCTCCCCTGCACACCGTGTTCCGCCAGAGCATCGAAGAATAGGGATGGTGTTTCAGGACTATGCGCTGTTCCCCCATTTAACGGTCCGGCAGAACGTCGCCTTTGGTATCGAAAAGCATCCAGAACGCGAGCGTATCGTCGACGAGTTGCTCGAACTGGTGAAACTGTCCCAGCTCGGGCGCCGGTATCCGCACGAACTATCCGGCGGCCAGCAGCAGCGAGTCGCACTGGCCCGCGCATTGGCGCCGGATCCTAAACTCCTTTTGCTGGACGAACCCTTCTCCAACCTGGACGGTGAGCTGCGTCGGCGCTTGTCCGGTGAGGTGCGTGAAATCCTCAAGCTGCGCGGTACCAGCGCCCTGCTGGTCACCCATGATCAGAACGAAGCCTTTGCTGTTTCGGATCATGTCGGCGTGCTGAAGGAAGGTTCGTTGCAACAGTGGGATACGCCCTACAATCTCTACCACGAGCCGGTAACACCCTTCGTGGCCAGCTTTATTGGTCAGGGATATTTCATACGCGGGCAGCTGTTGACGCCCGACACGGTGCAGACTGAGCTCGGCGTGATTCGCGGAAACCGTGCCTACCAATTGCCTGCCGGCAGCGCTGTGGATGTGCTGCTGCGTCCGGACGACATCGTCGGCCAGGACAACACCGGGCTGTACGGGACCATTATCGGCAAGACCTTTCTCGGCGCGACAACCTTGTATCGCCTGCGCCTACCTACCGGCAGTACGCTGGAGGCAATATTCCCGAGCCATGATGATCACTTTATGGGCGAGAAAGTCGGCATACGGGTCGCTGCCGACCATCTGGTGATTTTTGCCGCGCAGGGCAGCGTTAACGTTCATGCCCAACTGCCGCTGGAACAGGTACTCGACGTGGGCACTTCAGGTACCACCTGA
- the argF gene encoding ornithine carbamoyltransferase — MTARHFLSLMDCSQAELISLIKRGIELKALHRQGGIYEPLKNRVLGMIFEKASTRTRVSFEAGMIQLGGQAIFLSPRDTQLGRGEPIEDSARVLSSMVDAVMIRTFDHSDIETFAQHSNVPVINGLTDDLHPCQLLADMQTYQEHRGSIQGKTVAWIGDGNNMCNTFIQAAIQFDFQLRIACPEGYEPDQRFLDQAGDRVMVTRDPQEAVAGAHLVNTDVWASMGQEDEAEARMKRFAPYQVSPAMLDLANEHVLFMHCLPAHRGEEVTTELMDDPRSVVWDQAENRLHAQKALVEFLLVD; from the coding sequence ATGACAGCACGGCACTTTCTTTCGTTGATGGATTGTTCACAGGCAGAATTGATCAGCCTGATCAAGCGCGGCATAGAGCTCAAGGCGCTGCATCGGCAGGGTGGGATCTACGAGCCATTGAAGAACCGCGTGCTGGGCATGATCTTTGAGAAAGCCTCGACCCGTACTCGCGTTTCGTTTGAAGCCGGCATGATCCAGCTCGGCGGTCAGGCTATTTTTCTCTCGCCGCGTGATACCCAGCTGGGCCGGGGCGAGCCGATCGAAGACAGCGCACGGGTGCTTTCAAGCATGGTTGATGCGGTGATGATCCGCACCTTCGACCACAGCGATATCGAAACCTTCGCGCAGCATTCCAACGTACCGGTCATCAATGGTCTGACTGACGACCTGCACCCATGTCAGCTTCTGGCAGACATGCAGACTTACCAGGAACACCGCGGCTCGATCCAGGGCAAGACTGTCGCCTGGATCGGTGATGGCAACAATATGTGCAACACCTTCATTCAGGCCGCAATTCAGTTTGATTTTCAGCTGCGCATCGCCTGTCCTGAAGGGTACGAGCCTGATCAGCGCTTCCTTGATCAAGCGGGCGACCGGGTGATGGTCACCCGCGACCCACAGGAAGCGGTCGCTGGTGCGCACCTGGTCAACACCGACGTGTGGGCCTCGATGGGCCAGGAAGATGAGGCCGAGGCGCGGATGAAACGCTTCGCCCCATATCAGGTGTCACCGGCCATGCTCGACCTGGCCAACGAGCACGTCCTGTTCATGCATTGCCTGCCTGCCCATCGCGGGGAAGAAGTCACCACAGAGTTGATGGATGACCCGCGTAGCGTGGTCTGGGATCAAGCTGAAAACCGGCTACACGCGCAGAAAGCGTTGGTCGAATTCCTGTTGGTCGATTAG
- the grxD gene encoding Grx4 family monothiol glutaredoxin translates to MDTIETIKEQITKNPVLIYMKGAPNAPQCGFSARAVQALMSCGEKFAYVDILQNPDIRSELPKYANWPTFPQLWVDGELVGGSDIILELHESGELENMVKAAAAKTA, encoded by the coding sequence ATGGACACTATCGAAACCATCAAAGAACAGATCACCAAAAACCCTGTTCTGATTTATATGAAGGGTGCGCCTAATGCTCCCCAGTGCGGTTTCTCGGCACGGGCTGTTCAGGCGCTCATGAGCTGTGGCGAAAAGTTCGCCTACGTGGATATCCTGCAGAACCCTGACATCCGCAGCGAATTGCCGAAATATGCGAACTGGCCGACCTTTCCGCAGCTTTGGGTTGATGGCGAGCTGGTGGGTGGTAGCGACATCATCCTCGAACTGCACGAGTCCGGTGAGCTCGAGAATATGGTCAAGGCGGCTGCAGCCAAGACAGCCTGA
- the glp gene encoding gephyrin-like molybdotransferase Glp, translated as MSLLPVSEALEQLLSAAASDAPTGAEQVPLQQALGRILASPVQAAHDVPPWDNSAMDGYAFNASDIALAQSRGLAISQRITAGMAPVPLASGTCARIFTGAPIPPGADTVEMQENVEETDGIARLLQPVQPLSNVRPRGQDISRGTVLFDAGQVLRPQDLGVIASVGIAALEVRRPLRVAVLSTGDELVEPGHALGNGQIFNSNRFTLIGALQRLGQSVLDAGILRDDPEQTRVRLQELSQQADVILTSGGVSVGEADCLGQVLRESGHVELWKLAIKPGKPFTLGRFGDIPVLGLPGNPAASLVTFLLLVKPYLLRRLGCTQTAPLSVELAAGFERAKAGGRDEYLRARIENGRVVPTGNQSSGVLSSASQASGLLLIPAGGTVTRGQLVSFLPFEGLLG; from the coding sequence ATGAGTTTATTGCCGGTTAGCGAAGCGCTGGAACAATTGCTCAGCGCTGCGGCCTCCGACGCCCCAACCGGAGCCGAACAGGTGCCGTTGCAGCAGGCTCTTGGTCGAATACTGGCCAGCCCGGTGCAGGCCGCGCATGACGTGCCGCCGTGGGATAACAGTGCGATGGATGGCTATGCCTTCAATGCCTCTGATATAGCCTTGGCGCAATCCCGCGGCCTGGCTATCAGCCAGCGCATTACCGCCGGGATGGCCCCGGTGCCCCTTGCCTCTGGCACCTGTGCGCGGATTTTTACCGGTGCGCCTATACCGCCCGGTGCGGACACGGTCGAGATGCAGGAAAACGTCGAAGAAACGGATGGCATTGCGCGATTGCTACAACCCGTGCAACCGCTGAGCAACGTACGGCCACGGGGGCAGGATATCTCCAGAGGAACCGTGCTGTTTGACGCCGGACAGGTACTGCGACCGCAGGATCTCGGTGTGATTGCCTCGGTCGGCATTGCCGCGCTTGAGGTGCGACGCCCGCTGCGCGTCGCCGTGCTGTCTACCGGTGACGAACTGGTGGAGCCTGGCCATGCGCTAGGAAACGGACAGATTTTCAACAGTAACCGCTTTACCCTGATCGGAGCACTGCAGCGACTCGGTCAAAGCGTCCTCGATGCGGGCATCCTGCGCGATGACCCCGAGCAGACGCGAGTGCGATTGCAAGAACTGTCTCAACAAGCCGACGTGATTCTGACGTCTGGCGGCGTGTCGGTAGGCGAAGCAGATTGTCTCGGCCAGGTGCTGCGCGAATCAGGCCATGTCGAACTCTGGAAGCTGGCAATCAAGCCCGGCAAGCCCTTCACGCTCGGTCGTTTCGGCGATATCCCGGTGTTGGGTTTGCCTGGCAACCCTGCCGCCTCGCTGGTCACCTTTCTGTTACTGGTGAAGCCGTATCTGCTGCGTCGCCTGGGATGTACGCAAACTGCACCGCTGAGTGTCGAACTAGCCGCAGGCTTCGAGCGCGCCAAGGCAGGCGGACGTGACGAGTATCTGCGCGCCCGGATTGAAAACGGCCGCGTTGTCCCGACCGGCAACCAGAGCTCCGGCGTGCTCAGCAGCGCCAGTCAGGCAAGTGGTCTTTTATTGATCCCTGCGGGTGGCACAGTGACCAGGGGACAACTCGTGTCCTTCCTACCCTTCGAGGGTTTGCTGGGCTGA
- the moaB gene encoding molybdenum cofactor biosynthesis protein B encodes MAHSASEFSPLNIAVLTVSDTRSTDTDTSGQLLVDSASTAGHRIADRQLHPDDIYRIRAVVSDWIVRDDVQVILITGGTGFTGRDSTPEAVAPLLDKVVDGFGELFRHLSWEEIGASTVQSRALAGLANRTLVVCMPGSTGACRTAWERILKEQLDSRTRPCNFVQHLGAGPVCESRS; translated from the coding sequence ATGGCCCATAGCGCCAGCGAATTCAGCCCCTTGAATATTGCCGTTCTCACCGTTAGCGATACGCGTTCGACCGACACGGATACCTCAGGTCAATTGTTGGTGGACAGTGCGAGCACAGCCGGCCACCGGATCGCTGATCGCCAGTTGCACCCGGACGATATCTACCGTATCCGCGCCGTCGTATCCGACTGGATCGTGCGCGATGACGTTCAGGTCATCCTGATCACCGGTGGTACAGGTTTCACTGGACGTGACAGTACGCCCGAGGCGGTGGCTCCGCTGCTCGATAAGGTAGTCGATGGCTTCGGCGAACTCTTCCGTCATCTGTCATGGGAAGAGATCGGCGCCTCGACAGTGCAATCACGGGCGCTGGCTGGTCTGGCCAACCGTACGCTGGTGGTTTGCATGCCCGGATCGACCGGCGCCTGCCGTACCGCCTGGGAGCGCATTCTCAAGGAACAACTCGACAGTCGCACCCGCCCCTGTAACTTCGTTCAGCATCTGGGAGCAGGCCCGGTTTGCGAGAGCCGCTCATGA
- the mobA gene encoding molybdenum cofactor guanylyltransferase MobA — MVDDTGFHLSALLLAGGQGSRVAGRDKGLIAWQGRPVAEHLAVLLRQVSAELIISCNRNHDQYRQWADVLVSDPQPDFPGPLAGILRGLEACSGTHLLVLPCDVPKMDSALLRELIALAQARPNEPCITRTGDRWQPLVSILPVGLIAELQAAWEEGVRSPMRWLAARSHQVLHLPEDDRRFFNANQLTDWAD; from the coding sequence ATGGTTGACGACACCGGGTTTCACCTTAGCGCATTACTGCTGGCTGGCGGTCAGGGCAGCCGGGTAGCCGGGCGCGACAAAGGATTGATCGCCTGGCAGGGCCGGCCGGTGGCCGAGCATCTGGCAGTATTGCTGCGTCAGGTCTCAGCTGAGCTGATCATCAGTTGCAACCGCAATCATGACCAATACCGGCAGTGGGCTGACGTGCTGGTCAGCGATCCTCAACCGGACTTTCCGGGCCCGCTGGCGGGAATACTCAGGGGCCTTGAAGCCTGCTCCGGTACGCATCTGCTGGTATTACCCTGCGACGTACCAAAAATGGATTCCGCTTTGCTTCGCGAGCTCATTGCACTGGCGCAGGCTCGACCGAACGAGCCCTGTATCACCCGCACCGGCGACCGCTGGCAGCCGCTGGTATCGATACTGCCCGTCGGCCTTATAGCTGAGTTACAGGCGGCGTGGGAAGAAGGCGTGCGCAGTCCGATGCGCTGGCTTGCTGCCCGCTCTCATCAGGTACTTCACCTGCCAGAAGACGACCGGCGATTCTTTAATGCAAACCAGTTAACGGATTGGGCCGATTGA
- the glpK gene encoding glycerol kinase GlpK, whose amino-acid sequence MGHYILAIDQGTTSTRAIIFNDEAQPIATAQSEFAQYFPQDGWVEHNGEEIWDSTLAVCREALQSARLEAQDITAIGITNQRETTLLWDAETGELVHNAIVWQDRRTAAFCAKLQAAGHEPTVTERTGLLIDPYFSGTKLSWMLDKVPGARERAEQGKLRFGTVDCFLLWRLTGGQVHRTDATNASRTLLFNIHTQQWDEQMCELLNIPHSLLPEIMDNAADFGVTDPDVFGAAIPVAAMAGDQQAALFGQVCFEPGMVKSTYGTGCFMIMNTGKTPVSSDNRLLTTVAYRLGGQTTYALEGSIFVAGAAIQWLRDGLKLIQHAGETEALAEQTGDQCGVYLVPAFTGLGAPYWDPKARGAIFGLTRDTGIAEIVTAGLQSVCFQSRDLLDAMLRDSNQSISTLRVDGGMVVNNWVVQALANILGVAVDRPQITETTALGVAYMAGLHTGVFHDLNALTERWSCERTFKAAMPEAKREELYKGWLDAVSRVRGQN is encoded by the coding sequence ATGGGCCACTACATACTTGCAATTGACCAGGGAACGACCAGCACCCGGGCCATCATCTTCAATGACGAGGCGCAACCCATTGCCACCGCGCAAAGCGAATTTGCGCAGTATTTTCCGCAGGATGGATGGGTCGAACACAACGGCGAAGAGATCTGGGACAGCACGCTCGCGGTTTGCCGCGAGGCGCTGCAGTCAGCACGGCTCGAGGCGCAGGACATTACCGCTATAGGCATTACCAACCAGCGCGAGACCACCCTGCTGTGGGACGCTGAGACTGGCGAGCTTGTGCATAACGCCATCGTCTGGCAGGACCGTCGCACGGCTGCTTTCTGCGCGAAACTGCAAGCCGCCGGGCATGAGCCGACGGTAACCGAACGCACCGGATTACTCATCGATCCGTACTTTTCCGGCACCAAACTAAGCTGGATGCTGGACAAGGTTCCGGGCGCCCGCGAGCGTGCCGAGCAAGGCAAGCTACGCTTCGGCACGGTGGACTGCTTCCTGTTATGGCGGCTGACCGGCGGCCAGGTTCATCGCACCGATGCAACCAACGCTTCACGTACATTGTTGTTCAACATCCATACCCAGCAATGGGACGAGCAGATGTGCGAGCTGCTGAATATCCCGCACAGCTTGCTGCCGGAGATCATGGATAATGCCGCAGACTTTGGCGTAACCGACCCGGATGTATTCGGCGCAGCCATACCGGTTGCGGCCATGGCTGGCGATCAGCAGGCGGCCCTGTTCGGCCAGGTGTGCTTTGAGCCAGGCATGGTGAAAAGCACTTACGGCACCGGTTGCTTCATGATCATGAATACCGGCAAGACGCCCGTCAGTTCCGACAATCGTTTGCTGACGACCGTCGCTTACCGGCTCGGTGGTCAGACCACCTACGCACTGGAGGGCAGCATCTTTGTCGCGGGCGCGGCTATCCAGTGGTTACGTGACGGGCTCAAACTCATCCAGCATGCAGGCGAAACCGAGGCGCTGGCCGAACAAACCGGTGACCAATGCGGTGTGTATCTGGTGCCCGCCTTCACCGGCCTTGGCGCTCCCTACTGGGACCCAAAGGCTCGCGGCGCGATTTTCGGACTGACCCGCGACACCGGTATTGCCGAAATTGTCACCGCCGGTTTGCAGTCAGTGTGTTTTCAATCCCGCGATCTGCTCGATGCGATGCTACGCGACAGCAACCAGTCCATCTCTACCCTACGGGTCGACGGTGGCATGGTGGTGAACAACTGGGTCGTGCAGGCACTAGCCAACATACTCGGCGTGGCCGTAGACCGCCCACAGATTACCGAGACCACAGCTCTTGGCGTGGCTTATATGGCGGGGCTGCACACAGGTGTTTTTCATGACCTGAACGCGCTCACCGAACGCTGGAGTTGTGAACGCACCTTCAAGGCCGCTATGCCGGAAGCCAAGCGTGAAGAGCTCTATAAAGGATGGCTGGACGCGGTGAGCCGCGTCAGAGGGCAAAACTGA